CTGCCCTCCGTGATTGATATACAAAGGCATTTTAAGTTCGTCCGATTGAACGGTTGTATGGGTTGAGCTTTCTTCCAACACTACTCCATAGAAAAGATTCGTGGTTCCAATAAAATCCGCCACATATTCACTATTAGGAAACTCATAAACTTCTTTCGGCGTTCCTACTTGGCGGATGCGCCCTTCTTCCATAATGCCCAGGCGCGTTGACATGGTCATGGCTTCTTCCTGGTCATGGGTTACCATAATGAAAGTCACCCCAATTTTTTCCTGAATGTTGACTAATTCAAACTGGGTATGTTCCCGCAGTTTTTTATCCAAGGCCGCCAAAGGCTCATCCAGCAAGACCAGCTTGGGTTTTTTAATCAAGCAACGGGCCAACGCAACCCTCTGCCTTTGACCACCCGACAACTGATTGGGTTTTCTATCTGCAAATTTTTCAATTTTCAACAAATGCAGAATATCATCAACCCGGCTTTTAATGGTGCTTTTCAGCAGCTTTTCTTGCTCGAGCCCAAAACTTACATTCTCAGCAACGGTCATATGAGGAAACAGGGCATAGGACTGAAACATCATGTTAACCGGCCTTTTGTAGGGCGGATAATCCGTCATATCAATGCCATCAATCAGAATGCGCCCGGAATCTGGTTTTTCAAGACCTGCTAAAATACGCAGTAAGGTACTTTTGCCACAGCCCGAGGGCCCCAATAAAGAAAAGAACTCCCCCTTGTAAATCTCTAAAGAAACATGGTTCACAGCCATGTCAGAGGCTGAATAGGATTTGCTTATTTGGTCAATTAGAATATAGGGTTTTTTATTTGGATTGTGCCAATCTTCTAAATACTTAAATTCTTTTAATGCTCTTTTTGCCATTTTTTATGTATACCATGGTTTCATTTTTTTTACCATAAGCTCCTAACGTGGCCCCTGCAGTGTCTTCCTCAGGCTTGACCCAAGGATTCATTTATTTTTGCTACGATTGGAAACAAAAAAGCTTGCAGTTTTCTGAAGTAATCGTTAATTTGTGGAAAGATTTATGCGCCCGTAGCTCAATTGGATAGAGTATTTGACTACGGATCAAAAGGTTAGGGGTTCGACTCCCTTCGGGCGCACCATTTATACTTTCCCCCAATCCAGTCACCCAAAAAAGACATTCCGCTTAGTTCACATCATCCTCGAGGCACGAAGTGCGTTACAGGATCCATTTTTAACCCACCAGCATGGCGTTCCGCCCTGGGTGCTCCAAGATTTTCGGATCAAGTCCGAAGAGGATCACCACGCCCCTGCGGGGCTCTCAAAGACGACTAGGTTTCATGACACGAAAAACCCCGTCCTTACGAGAAGAGCCTGGAAAGGCCCACTCCTACTGATTTCCTCTATTGCTCTCCTCGTTTCCCCACATTGCCTCTCGGCCTTAAGCCGAGAATCCACGCCTTACTTACGGCGGGGCGCAGCCCTAGTCATGATGCTGAAGCTCAAGAGAATCACTGGAGGATAGGGAATCAAACAAAAGAAACTGGTTTGCTTCGTCGGGGCTACGCCCCTTCTCGCAAGGACTTTGATTTTAGCCTTCTCAACGTTCGTACACACTAGAGGGTCGAAGCCTGAGGGATTCACGGGAGGATATACTCGTTTTACTCCAGTCTAG
This sequence is a window from Alphaproteobacteria bacterium. Protein-coding genes within it:
- a CDS encoding ABC transporter ATP-binding protein, translating into MAKRALKEFKYLEDWHNPNKKPYILIDQISKSYSASDMAVNHVSLEIYKGEFFSLLGPSGCGKSTLLRILAGLEKPDSGRILIDGIDMTDYPPYKRPVNMMFQSYALFPHMTVAENVSFGLEQEKLLKSTIKSRVDDILHLLKIEKFADRKPNQLSGGQRQRVALARCLIKKPKLVLLDEPLAALDKKLREHTQFELVNIQEKIGVTFIMVTHDQEEAMTMSTRLGIMEEGRIRQVGTPKEVYEFPNSEYVADFIGTTNLFYGVVLEESSTHTTVQSDELKMPLYINHGGQVAVGSQVAVSLRPEKISIHIKKPKGKQNCAPGIVKDIAYLGDVSIYYIQIEPSKKLVLATLPNFKRSETSPVTWNDRVYISWKPENPVILTA